Genomic DNA from Cydia fagiglandana chromosome 3, ilCydFagi1.1, whole genome shotgun sequence:
CACAATGTACACAAACAAGTTTGAAAATACTGTGAATCCATACCTGTAAAGACACAATCTATATATTACTGTGTATGTGCATGTGCGCAAACTGATTTTATAAATCCAACACAATCATATTCAAACAAGCTTATACAGATGGCAATAATATCTTGCACAATAAAATATCACAAGATACATATGTACACcaaaaaatacctaatttaaaaattaaatattatcaaaAGAAATATAAGTTTTACAGTTTCACAACATTGTGCATACagatacatacctacatgtgctAATTGTATATAATAAATCGGAATACCTGACAGCAGTAAGATGTGTTCTGGTATGTTCACTATCAGCTAATTCCGGAATCAAACTCAGATGTGAAATCTGAACTGCTGCCCATCCGATTTGAAATATCATAATAAATGcggcaaaataaaacatctGTGCCCACTTGTGGGCCATGGTGCACCCAATACACTCAGAAAATATAAATGGAAATGATCCCAATACACATGCTGTGCCTGTAAACAGAAACTCCTGTAAGAATAACTGTGAAAATATTAAATTCGTTAGCAAGATTAATATTGATAAGAAATATCCACCCACCAAATAAATGCCAGAGTTTCCTTCTGCCATATCTAATGCTAACAGTGTTGTCTGTGCGGTCAGAACAGTATCCAACGAATGGAGTAGACACCGCATCTACTACTTGTCCTATCAACATTAACTTTCCCGCCTGTGACGGACTAAATTCTAGTACTAAatgaaaaaatactaaaaagtatgtgAACCACAAACTAGCGCACACATCGTTTAACACGTGCCCGATGCCGTAACCGATTTGCAAGCGAAGACTCGTTGATATATCTAGGAATTCGTTATCCATTTTCTATAATTGGGAacctgaaaaaataattttgtcagTTTTTTGTTCAATAATTTACTGTCGATTAAGTCAATTTACATACCTACGAAAAAGCAAAGTGGTTCACTGATCACATATAAAGTATACCTAATTAGTAATTTATAAGCTTAATAATTCGAACCTATTTTTCGACAATTTTCATTCAACGCGAACGCGAGACGTCCGCACTATTTGTTGTCGTATCATGAATAATATAAACTAAACGTCAAATCAAATGCCAAAGtcgaaatgttttttttttacaaatctgAGCCATCTTTCATTCAGAAAACTATTTAGGGCTCGTTTAAGAGtagtaacacactatcgcaccgcatcGCGATCTTGGTGGCCTTGGtgcgtcgcacccataagtgagagcgagataTCTGTTTCTCGGTTTCTCGCCATATGTGCagatatactgggtcaagcagatcttgtcagtagaaaaaggcggcaaatttgaaaaatgtaggcgcgaaaaaggatatcgtcccatagaaaatttgaatttcgcgcctttttctactgacaagatttgcttgaccatctatatgtatTGTGTTTGTTGTCCTTAAGGACTACTTACTCTACTCAGCTTGCAACATAACGCCGGCTAAAGGCTAAATAGATTCAGcgaatttattctaattttctatgggacgaaaACTtctcgtgcctacattttttaaatttgctgctCTTCTCTACTGACTGATATTGATTGACAGTGTATATTAAAAACCTATTCAATTTGTTGCAAGGTCTGTAGAGGCCTTCAGTTGACACATGAACATGacattgacactgacagatcaatttatttagaacatagacataatatatatatagacgtagtctcagcgagctgtcactgttgccacttttgtttagtgtacgattaacaatgaggcccacgttgctgtagccatgtcgataaagtcatatcgataaactatcgacatttcttgcaattttaattttacttcaaaggcttaacgatacctaaaatgaccaaaaacgcttttattctttattgtggttatcagatcacaattttatagtcacgccccagcagggaaccaagggaaagttcagatatttaattaaaatacataaatacctcctaaaataggtgttccgcaataattgaattatattataatatattcattatccattagcatttcaataatgtttatggttaacgaagatattgaagcttcaattaatcgctatttcgttccgctgtgtagcgtttatcgatatataacatgattaaaatcgacttttcacatccctaaaagagcacacatatacgcttttacgcacacatacacagggtgggcgcatcaagaaaggcaacatttgatttgaagtccgccttgtcaacagtatggttgtccttttttgacaaacggcattttaaaagagcgaggtgagagaaatgatactagttgctgcgtcgtgaaagagaacagaaaaggttgggcccttgattTAGAAGAAGGAAGTGAAGAAAAGAAACGACGCCGATAAATACGTTTTGTCAGTGAAAAGAGTGAATTTAGGATTGGTTGATAAGgaaaaattatattatgattatgggaaatacataaatactctgattaataatgaaaatgacTCTAGCAAGACTTCTGTTTTATATAACCTTTGTAGCAGCGGCTACCCAAGTCTTTGGAGATGACTTTAAAGAAGAATTATTCATTAAACCCCTGTTACCGACACACCTTTACACGTATTTCCAATTCATAACTCAAATTCAGGATGAATCTTCATGTAAGTATAAAGATCTTTCGTTTCTTTACTTTGGATAATATATATAACGGTATACAAAAATAAttcttaaatgtttttttagttgaacattcccatttatctccacGGTCCCTGGGTGAAATAATATCACGTTTTCATGTGGAGGAGCTGCACCTTACACTGACAGAGGGCCAATGGAGGCACAACCAGTGGGGCTATCCAGTCCAGGATGCTGCTCCCGGCGCCGAACTATACGCCTGGTTCTCCCATGATGTTGTTGACATTGATAAACAGTGGCGGGAGCTGAGCTCAACCCTCGCAGGTCTCTTCTGTGCTTCTTTGAACTTTATACAAAACTTCAACACTGTCACACCACAAATGGTCCTATGGCCATCGGGTGCATTCAAACCTAACCAAAATGTCACTTCACAACTGAGATATGCATCTCTACCTAGAGAAATAGTTTGTACAGAAAATTTGACTCCGTGGAAGAAACTTTTGCCCTGTGAGTCAAGCCGTGGATTTGCATCATTACTCAATTCCAGGATGATCCACAACACCAATTATCATTCCATTGGAGTGCACTTCAGGAAAATGTGCTCAATAAAAGACTGTACACAAACCCACTTAGAAATTAAACAGACAGTTGCTCTTGTGtatgattataatataattaaaagtAGTGATTGGTCATTCCGTAAACTGTTTGGACAAGGCTTACCTGGTGCATGTCCATTATCTACAAAAAGCACAATATATGTTGATGTATCTTCAAATGACACACAGCCGTTCCAGTTGCTGTCCCCACCAGACAAGACGGAATTATCCCAGCGAGGTGGCAGTCAGGTGAAGCTTGCAGTTTATGATGTAGAGCCCAATGGTCAGATGATTAACATTGGTGTTAAACATAATTCTAATAGCAAATTAGTTGTACCCGTTGCGCCTCCTTTAACTTTTACCCGATATGTGCTTGGTTATGGAAAAGAATTTGGTGGCATTGTGACAGAGTTCACCAACAACTATTGGTCTCCAATAAACATAGTATTACTGGAAAATGCTCCATGGTGGCTGCCTATACAGCTCAGTACACTAAGAGTTAACGGAGAAGCCGAAAGCAAGCTAGTCAAGTCACAGTACTACTCTCCAGGACGCAGCAGGCAGAAGCCGTACCACCTTGAACTATTGCTAGCACTGCCTCCTAGATCAACTACAACTGTCACCATTGATTTTGAGTTTGTCTTCCTGAAGTGGCAAGAATACCCTCCTGATGCAAACCACGGATTCTACATTGGATCTGCTCTTGTATCTGCTAACCTTCCAACTGCTAAGAATTATACCAGTCTGCCCATCACTGGAAGCACATTTGACTCTATCATCAATGCTTCACAATCTTGTgagtatactttttttttttattggaaaaagGTAAACATTTGATCACAATCTCACCTGATGGTACATGCCGATGCAGCCTAGGATGGAACATGCTTACCTAAAACATGTCTATTCACTCTCAATTTAAAAAGTTCCAAGTTATAGAAGACTGAACATAGATTTGCAGGAAGTGAATTCCACTCCTTAGCCGTTCGCACGATAAAGCTGGATGCATAGCGTTTAGTATGAATTAGGGCAGAGTAAcgatttttatttatagttCTAGCCCCATGTAATACAAATACAGTTTATCCTACTTTGTCTATGATTAAGGttcagaaaaaaattaaaatgtgtttGAAATGAAACACATc
This window encodes:
- the LOC134679967 gene encoding GPI transamidase component PIG-T — encoded protein: MKMTLARLLFYITFVAAATQVFGDDFKEELFIKPLLPTHLYTYFQFITQIQDESSFEHSHLSPRSLGEIISRFHVEELHLTLTEGQWRHNQWGYPVQDAAPGAELYAWFSHDVVDIDKQWRELSSTLAGLFCASLNFIQNFNTVTPQMVLWPSGAFKPNQNVTSQLRYASLPREIVCTENLTPWKKLLPCESSRGFASLLNSRMIHNTNYHSIGVHFRKMCSIKDCTQTHLEIKQTVALVYDYNIIKSSDWSFRKLFGQGLPGACPLSTKSTIYVDVSSNDTQPFQLLSPPDKTELSQRGGSQVKLAVYDVEPNGQMINIGVKHNSNSKLVVPVAPPLTFTRYVLGYGKEFGGIVTEFTNNYWSPINIVLLENAPWWLPIQLSTLRVNGEAESKLVKSQYYSPGRSRQKPYHLELLLALPPRSTTTVTIDFEFVFLKWQEYPPDANHGFYIGSALVSANLPTAKNYTSLPITGSTFDSIINASQSWYPIVFRTNGAMVSLPTPDFSMPYNVICLACTVVALAFGPLHNISTKELVLKPVGTPMSLAQKVMSLFKKKK